From one Phytoactinopolyspora mesophila genomic stretch:
- the purF gene encoding amidophosphoribosyltransferase, translated as MARGDGQLTQELDPQDQGPKDACGVFGVWAPDEDVAKLTYFGLYALQHRGQEAAGIAVGNGDNVLVYKDMGLVSQVFDETTLNTLVGHVAVGHARYSTTGANEWQNAQPTLGATPAGTVALGHNGNLTNSEELFELVRNRAGSDVGELRYGNTTDTALITALLGSYPGHTLEESAAEVFAQVRGAFSLVFCDESALYAARDPQGVRPLVLGRLEHGWVVASETAALDIVGAAFVREVEPGELIVIDAQGVRSRRFAVAERKGCLFEFVYLARPDTQISGRSVHQTRVEIGRRLAREHPVDADLVIPVPESGTPAAVGYAEESGIPYGVGLVKNSYVGRTFIQPSQTLRQLGIRLKLNPLREIVNGKRLVVVDDSIVRGNTQRALVQMLREAGAKEIHVRISSPPVKWPCFYGIDFASRSELLANEMSTDQICVSIGADSLGYVDLDALIEATTVPKPALCRACFDGIYPIEPPRTPGKNVLDKVTA; from the coding sequence GTGGCGCGCGGGGATGGACAGCTGACGCAAGAACTCGACCCTCAGGACCAAGGTCCGAAGGACGCGTGTGGCGTATTCGGCGTGTGGGCGCCGGATGAAGACGTGGCGAAGCTCACCTACTTCGGGCTCTATGCTCTGCAGCATCGAGGCCAGGAGGCGGCCGGTATCGCTGTAGGCAACGGCGACAACGTCCTGGTCTACAAGGACATGGGACTGGTCAGTCAGGTCTTCGACGAGACCACGCTGAACACCCTGGTCGGTCACGTCGCGGTGGGGCACGCGCGTTACTCGACCACAGGTGCCAACGAGTGGCAGAACGCCCAGCCCACACTGGGCGCCACCCCGGCCGGAACGGTCGCGCTGGGGCACAACGGCAACCTCACCAACTCCGAGGAACTGTTCGAGCTCGTCCGGAACCGGGCCGGCTCGGACGTCGGAGAGCTCCGCTACGGCAACACCACCGACACCGCGTTGATCACGGCGCTTCTCGGCTCCTACCCTGGGCATACGCTGGAGGAAAGCGCCGCCGAGGTCTTCGCTCAGGTGCGTGGGGCGTTCTCGTTGGTGTTCTGCGACGAGTCAGCCCTTTACGCCGCCCGGGATCCGCAGGGTGTACGGCCCCTTGTGCTGGGTCGCCTGGAACACGGTTGGGTGGTCGCCAGTGAGACCGCCGCCTTGGATATCGTCGGCGCGGCGTTCGTGCGTGAGGTCGAGCCCGGCGAGCTCATCGTGATCGACGCTCAAGGTGTACGCTCGCGCCGGTTCGCGGTAGCCGAGCGCAAGGGCTGCCTTTTCGAGTTCGTCTATCTGGCACGCCCGGACACCCAGATCTCCGGCCGATCCGTGCACCAGACCAGGGTCGAGATCGGCCGCAGGCTGGCGCGTGAGCATCCGGTGGACGCCGATCTCGTGATCCCGGTTCCGGAATCAGGAACTCCGGCCGCGGTCGGGTACGCCGAAGAGTCGGGTATCCCCTACGGCGTGGGACTGGTCAAGAACTCATATGTCGGCCGGACGTTCATCCAGCCATCTCAGACACTGCGCCAGCTGGGCATCCGGCTCAAACTCAATCCGCTGCGCGAGATCGTGAACGGCAAACGGCTGGTCGTTGTCGACGACTCCATCGTGCGCGGCAATACGCAGCGGGCGTTGGTCCAGATGCTGCGTGAGGCCGGCGCCAAGGAGATTCATGTGCGGATCTCGAGCCCGCCGGTGAAGTGGCCGTGCTTCTACGGCATCGACTTCGCCTCGCGCTCCGAACTGCTCGCCAATGAGATGTCCACCGATCAGATCTGCGTGTCCATCGGCGCCGATTCGCTCGGCTACGTCGATCTCGACGCCTTGATCGAAGCGACCACGGTTCCCAAACCAGCCTTGTGCCGGGCATGTTTCGACGGCATCTACCCGATCGAGCCGCCTCGGACACCTGGCAAGAACGTGCTCGATAAGGTGACGGCATGA
- a CDS encoding Glu/Leu/Phe/Val dehydrogenase has product MTEASPLVFGRTDGSDPRSGHEQVVFCHDRPSGLRAIIAIHSTALGPALGGTRFYPYESEAAALDDVLHLSQGMTYKNALAGLDHGGGKAVIIGDPSELKSERLLRAYGRFVASLGGRYITACDVGTYVADMDLVARECPPGRTWVTGRSSAEGGAGDSSVLTSFGVFQGMRACAERLWGEPTLAGRRVGISGVGKVGAKLAGLLLDDGAQVVVTDVSETAVAKVRSAHPQVDVVPSTEHLLESGIDIYSPCALGGALTDDVAAVLSKGGVRAVCGGANNQLDHPGVENLLDESGILYAPDYVVNSGGVIQVADELHGFSFERAENKAAMIFETTRKIFALAASEGVPPAVAADRIAEHRIEEISRLHAIYLG; this is encoded by the coding sequence ATGACCGAGGCGTCGCCTCTCGTATTCGGCCGCACCGACGGCTCAGACCCCCGCTCAGGCCACGAACAGGTGGTCTTCTGCCACGACCGCCCCAGCGGGCTTCGGGCGATCATCGCGATCCATTCAACAGCGCTCGGCCCGGCTCTCGGCGGCACCCGCTTCTATCCGTACGAGTCCGAAGCAGCCGCGCTCGACGACGTGCTTCACCTCTCTCAGGGCATGACGTACAAGAACGCGCTGGCCGGGCTCGACCACGGCGGCGGCAAAGCCGTGATCATCGGAGACCCCAGCGAACTGAAGTCAGAGCGGCTCCTGCGCGCCTATGGGCGGTTCGTCGCCTCTCTCGGCGGCCGCTACATCACCGCCTGCGACGTCGGCACCTACGTCGCGGACATGGACCTCGTCGCGCGCGAGTGCCCGCCTGGACGCACGTGGGTGACCGGCCGCTCTTCCGCCGAGGGCGGCGCTGGAGACTCCAGTGTGCTGACCTCGTTCGGGGTCTTCCAAGGGATGCGCGCCTGCGCCGAGCGGCTGTGGGGCGAACCGACCCTGGCCGGGCGCAGAGTCGGCATCTCCGGCGTCGGCAAGGTAGGCGCGAAGCTGGCCGGTCTCCTGCTCGACGACGGCGCCCAGGTGGTTGTCACGGACGTGTCAGAAACGGCGGTCGCCAAGGTGCGCTCAGCCCACCCACAAGTGGATGTCGTGCCTTCTACCGAGCACCTCCTCGAATCCGGCATCGACATCTACTCGCCGTGCGCACTTGGCGGTGCGCTCACCGACGATGTCGCCGCCGTGCTGTCCAAGGGCGGCGTGCGCGCGGTCTGTGGCGGAGCCAACAACCAACTGGATCACCCGGGTGTCGAGAACCTCTTGGACGAATCCGGAATTCTGTACGCACCCGACTACGTCGTGAACTCCGGCGGTGTGATCCAAGTGGCCGATGAGCTCCACGGCTTCTCGTTCGAGAGGGCTGAGAACAAGGCCGCGATGATCTTCGAAACGACCCGCAAGATCTTCGCGCTGGCCGCTTCCGAGGGCGTCCCTCCGGCCGTGGCGGCAGATCGCATCGCGGAACATCGCATCGAGGAGATCAGCCGCCTACATGCCATCTACCTGGGCTAA
- a CDS encoding M20/M25/M40 family metallo-hydrolase, with amino-acid sequence MSDVREAVESLFPSVRADLERLVRIRSVSADPAAADAVQASAEAVADLARGAGAKETEILSVPGGQPAVVARWPAPAGAPTVLLYAHHDVQPTGNPHEWSSPPFEPSERDGRIFGRGAADDKAGVMAHIAALRAFGGAPPVGVTLFVEGEEEIGSPTFSAFLETYRDRLSADVIVVADSVNWSTDVPALTTSLRGLVDCEVELRVLEHAVHSGIFGGPVVDALTCLCRLLATLHDSSGDVAIEGLVSSQAADVDYPVDRFRAESSLLEGVELAGTGSLADRLWAKPALSVIGIDAPSVAESANILIHRARAKISLRLAPGQNPRHALDALREHLTSHVEFGAEVTVTDGPTGAPCVLDTTSPAYQAAVDALTEAFGVEPVQIGMGGSIPFIAEFEEAFPDAPVLVTGVEDPDSRAHGVDESLHIDQFAKVCLAEALFLRRLADR; translated from the coding sequence GTGAGCGACGTACGCGAAGCAGTAGAGAGTTTGTTCCCATCCGTCCGCGCCGATCTGGAGCGGCTGGTCCGCATCCGTAGTGTCAGTGCCGATCCGGCCGCCGCCGACGCCGTGCAGGCGAGCGCCGAGGCTGTGGCTGACCTGGCCAGGGGGGCGGGAGCCAAGGAGACGGAGATCCTCTCCGTGCCGGGTGGCCAGCCGGCTGTGGTGGCGCGATGGCCAGCGCCGGCTGGCGCGCCGACCGTTCTTCTCTACGCACATCACGATGTGCAGCCCACGGGAAACCCGCACGAGTGGAGTAGCCCACCGTTCGAGCCGAGCGAGCGCGACGGCCGCATCTTCGGGCGGGGCGCGGCGGATGACAAAGCCGGTGTCATGGCGCACATCGCGGCTCTGCGTGCGTTCGGCGGTGCGCCGCCGGTTGGGGTGACGTTGTTCGTCGAGGGTGAGGAGGAGATCGGCTCGCCCACCTTCTCCGCATTCCTCGAGACATACCGCGATCGGTTGAGTGCCGACGTCATCGTGGTGGCCGATTCGGTGAACTGGAGTACCGACGTACCCGCGCTCACCACGAGCCTGCGTGGCCTGGTGGACTGCGAGGTCGAGCTGCGGGTGCTCGAGCACGCGGTCCATTCCGGAATCTTCGGCGGCCCCGTGGTCGACGCGCTCACGTGCTTGTGCCGGCTGCTCGCGACCCTGCACGATTCCAGCGGTGATGTGGCGATCGAGGGGCTGGTCTCCAGCCAGGCGGCCGATGTCGACTATCCCGTCGATCGATTCCGCGCCGAGTCCAGCCTGTTGGAGGGCGTCGAACTGGCCGGGACGGGTTCCCTGGCCGATCGCCTGTGGGCCAAACCCGCTCTCTCGGTGATCGGCATCGACGCGCCCTCGGTGGCGGAGTCCGCCAATATCCTCATCCACCGCGCCCGAGCCAAGATCAGTCTCCGGCTCGCGCCCGGACAGAATCCCCGCCATGCCCTGGACGCGCTGCGAGAGCACCTGACCAGCCACGTCGAGTTCGGCGCCGAGGTCACCGTCACAGACGGCCCAACGGGGGCGCCGTGCGTACTGGACACGACATCACCTGCTTACCAGGCAGCGGTGGACGCGTTGACGGAAGCATTCGGTGTGGAACCGGTTCAGATCGGTATGGGCGGATCCATCCCGTTCATCGCTGAGTTCGAGGAGGCCTTTCCTGACGCGCCGGTGCTGGTCACCGGGGTGGAAGACCCGGACTCCCGGGCGCATGGGGTAGACGAAAGTCTGCATATCGACCAGTTCGCCAAGGTGTGCCTGGCCGAGGCTCTATTCCTGCGACGTCTCGCGGACCGCTGA
- a CDS encoding DUF3073 domain-containing protein translates to MGRGRAKAKQTKVARRLKYQTLDTDFDALQRELRGEEGTDEQSDDYEADYYGNDDGDEPRRRVG, encoded by the coding sequence ATGGGGCGCGGCCGGGCCAAGGCCAAGCAGACGAAGGTCGCCCGTCGGCTTAAGTACCAGACCCTGGACACGGACTTCGACGCTTTACAGCGCGAATTACGTGGCGAGGAGGGTACCGACGAGCAGTCCGACGACTACGAGGCTGACTACTATGGAAACGACGACGGCGACGAACCACGTCGCCGCGTAGGGTAG
- a CDS encoding DUF1697 domain-containing protein: MAGDRYVALLRGINVGGKNKVAMADLRSWVAGLGHTEVSTYINSGNVAFTARAGATDDVTPGQPNNALATEIERRIESEAGLRITVMVRSHAELTEAVAANPFPDADPSKLLFGFLGAELDAATVHGWNSIESGDDEMRVHGTVLYVHCPDGLGRSKLADQLLARRGPTMTTRNLRTVRKLIELSS; the protein is encoded by the coding sequence ATGGCCGGAGATCGCTACGTAGCGCTGCTGCGGGGCATCAACGTCGGCGGCAAGAACAAAGTGGCCATGGCGGACCTGCGCTCGTGGGTCGCCGGCCTCGGGCACACCGAGGTCTCGACGTACATCAACAGCGGCAACGTCGCCTTCACGGCGCGGGCCGGGGCAACGGACGATGTCACGCCTGGCCAGCCGAACAACGCGTTGGCCACCGAGATAGAACGACGGATCGAGTCCGAGGCAGGCTTGCGGATCACCGTGATGGTGCGCTCGCACGCGGAGTTGACGGAGGCCGTCGCGGCCAACCCGTTTCCTGACGCCGACCCGTCGAAGCTGCTGTTCGGCTTCCTAGGCGCGGAACTCGATGCCGCGACCGTGCACGGCTGGAATTCGATCGAATCCGGCGACGACGAAATGCGGGTCCACGGCACGGTTCTCTACGTGCACTGCCCGGATGGCCTGGGCCGGAGCAAGCTGGCCGACCAACTGCTCGCGCGCCGCGGTCCGACGATGACCACGCGCAACCTGCGGACGGTACGTAAGCTGATCGAACTGAGCTCGTGA
- the purM gene encoding phosphoribosylformylglycinamidine cyclo-ligase produces MTSSPVPPGATYAAAGVDIEAGDRAVELMKEWVAKTRRAETYGELGGFAGLFDASALKSYRRPLLATSTDGVGTKVAIAQRMDVHDTIGFDLVGMVVDDLVVCGAEPLFMTDYIACGRVVPERIAAVVKGIAQACVAAGCTLSGGETAEHPGLLGPDEYDVAGAATGVVEADKLLGPHLVRPGDVLVAMASSGLHSNGYSLVRHVMFETAGWSLDRQVPELSRTLGEELLEPTRVYALDCLDLARSVEVHAMSHVTGGGLAANLARVLPENVSARIDRSTWTPAPIFRLVSELGSVAERELERTLNMGVGMVAVVAPGDADSAVQRLTERDVPAWIAGEVVNGTGDAELVGAYTG; encoded by the coding sequence ATGACCAGTTCCCCGGTGCCTCCCGGTGCCACGTATGCCGCCGCCGGTGTCGATATCGAGGCCGGCGACCGCGCGGTCGAGCTGATGAAGGAGTGGGTCGCCAAGACCCGTCGCGCCGAGACCTACGGTGAGCTCGGCGGGTTCGCCGGGTTGTTCGACGCGAGCGCCCTGAAGTCCTACCGGCGGCCGTTGCTAGCCACGAGTACCGACGGAGTCGGCACCAAGGTGGCTATCGCCCAGCGCATGGACGTTCACGACACCATCGGGTTCGACCTGGTGGGTATGGTCGTGGACGACCTCGTCGTCTGCGGCGCCGAGCCGCTGTTCATGACCGACTACATCGCCTGCGGCAGAGTCGTGCCGGAACGCATCGCAGCGGTGGTCAAAGGCATTGCCCAGGCGTGCGTGGCCGCGGGCTGCACCCTCAGCGGCGGTGAGACGGCCGAACACCCCGGGCTGCTGGGACCGGACGAGTACGACGTCGCCGGAGCCGCTACGGGCGTTGTGGAGGCAGACAAGCTGCTTGGACCACATCTGGTGCGGCCGGGCGACGTGTTGGTGGCGATGGCGTCCTCGGGGCTGCATTCGAACGGCTATTCGCTCGTGCGCCACGTCATGTTCGAAACAGCCGGCTGGTCGTTGGACAGACAAGTTCCGGAGCTGAGCCGCACATTGGGCGAAGAGTTGCTGGAGCCTACCCGGGTCTACGCTCTCGACTGCCTCGATCTGGCTCGTTCAGTCGAGGTCCATGCGATGTCGCACGTCACAGGTGGTGGGCTGGCGGCCAATCTGGCTCGAGTGCTGCCGGAGAACGTGTCAGCTCGCATAGACCGCTCCACTTGGACACCCGCGCCGATCTTCCGGCTCGTCTCTGAACTCGGATCGGTAGCCGAGCGTGAGCTGGAGCGCACCTTGAACATGGGCGTGGGCATGGTGGCTGTTGTGGCGCCAGGAGACGCCGACTCCGCGGTCCAGCGGTTGACCGAAAGAGACGTGCCGGCGTGGATCGCCGGCGAGGTCGTGAACGGTACCGGTGACGCCGAACTGGTCGGCGCCTACACCGGTTAG
- a CDS encoding MaoC family dehydratase, protein MVGASASRSRTVSAEDIERFSQITGDYNPLHYDEAAATASRFGGIIVQGGITSGILNAVVAEDLPGPGTVFLKTEWSYLAPVRPGDEITGMVEVLDVRTDKPVATLRTTVSRGDGVIVLDGTAQTYTVPLGELG, encoded by the coding sequence ATGGTTGGTGCGAGCGCCAGCCGAAGCCGGACGGTCAGCGCGGAAGACATCGAGCGCTTCAGTCAGATCACCGGTGACTACAACCCGCTGCACTATGACGAAGCCGCGGCCACGGCTAGCCGATTCGGCGGGATCATCGTCCAGGGTGGCATCACGTCAGGAATCCTCAACGCCGTCGTCGCTGAGGACTTGCCCGGGCCGGGCACGGTGTTCTTGAAGACCGAATGGAGTTACCTGGCCCCGGTCCGGCCCGGAGACGAGATCACCGGCATGGTCGAGGTGCTGGACGTCCGCACCGACAAGCCTGTCGCAACGCTCAGGACTACCGTGAGCCGTGGAGACGGCGTAATCGTGCTCGACGGTACCGCGCAGACTTATACGGTCCCGCTCGGCGAACTCGGATGA
- a CDS encoding BldC family transcriptional regulator translates to MATKTQEAEALLTPAEVAAMFRVDPKTVTRWAKAGKLESIRTLGGHRRYRESEVRTLLSGQVPGQRSEVDLSL, encoded by the coding sequence ATGGCGACCAAGACACAGGAAGCCGAGGCCCTCCTCACTCCTGCCGAGGTGGCGGCTATGTTCCGGGTTGACCCCAAGACGGTCACTAGGTGGGCGAAGGCGGGCAAGCTCGAGTCGATCCGCACCCTCGGGGGGCATCGGCGATACCGCGAGTCCGAGGTCAGGACCCTGCTGAGCGGTCAGGTTCCGGGTCAGCGCAGCGAGGTCGACCTCAGCCTCTAG
- a CDS encoding DEAD/DEAH box helicase, producing MTFDQASLSSDRSGRHGHQHTRRDGRPFNPRRGADPRKRRAGGPPRERRGLDPARRAAIEAFDPATSAFSEMAVPERVVKILGVDGISQPTLVQAAVIPDAMAGRDVLGRAQTGSGKTLAFGLPILAKLAGSKSRPNHPRALIVVPTRELAGQVVTALEPLAEALQLRMVTVYGGSPYDRQIRRLERGADIVVATPGRLDDLVRRGACRLDDIQIVTLDEADHLCDLGFFPVVDDLLSKTPEGGQRLLLSATLDGDVDRLVRRHLSDPARHEVDPDVGSVTTMDHHVLVVGAGRKIDVTMALLRENPRSIVFTRTKGGATRLAADLEEAGVPAVDLHGDLSQRVRERNLDRFKSGRAQVVVATDVAARGIHVDGVGLVVHFDPAGEAKAYLHRSGRTARAGASGAVVTMATPGQARDLGDLFRRAGVEAKNVDARMVASGPMTIESLADAPEMPAPAPSSGDRGSRQGGKPPRWAPGRSGYGNRSGRPPQRRRR from the coding sequence GTGACATTCGATCAAGCCAGTCTGTCCTCCGACCGTTCAGGCCGGCACGGCCATCAGCACACCCGCCGTGACGGCCGCCCGTTCAACCCTCGCCGCGGCGCCGACCCGCGCAAGCGCCGGGCCGGCGGCCCGCCGCGTGAGCGACGCGGCCTCGACCCCGCACGCAGAGCGGCCATCGAAGCATTCGACCCCGCCACATCGGCCTTCTCGGAGATGGCCGTCCCGGAGCGGGTCGTGAAGATCCTCGGTGTCGACGGCATCTCGCAGCCCACTCTGGTTCAGGCTGCCGTGATTCCCGATGCGATGGCCGGGCGTGACGTGCTCGGACGCGCCCAGACCGGCTCTGGCAAGACGCTGGCCTTCGGCTTGCCGATCCTGGCCAAACTGGCCGGATCCAAGAGCCGCCCCAATCATCCCCGGGCGCTGATCGTGGTGCCGACACGTGAGCTGGCCGGGCAGGTTGTCACTGCTCTCGAACCGCTCGCCGAAGCTCTGCAGCTGCGTATGGTCACCGTCTACGGTGGCTCCCCTTACGACCGCCAGATCCGTCGGCTCGAGCGCGGCGCCGACATCGTGGTCGCTACACCTGGCCGGCTCGACGACCTCGTCCGCCGTGGAGCATGCCGCCTCGACGACATCCAGATCGTCACTCTCGATGAAGCCGACCACCTGTGCGACCTCGGCTTCTTCCCCGTCGTGGACGATCTCCTCAGCAAGACCCCCGAGGGAGGGCAGCGGCTGCTGCTCTCGGCGACCCTGGACGGAGACGTCGACCGTCTTGTCCGCCGTCACCTGAGCGATCCGGCTCGGCATGAGGTAGACCCGGACGTCGGCTCGGTCACCACCATGGATCACCACGTGCTCGTCGTCGGCGCCGGCCGCAAGATCGACGTGACGATGGCGCTACTCCGGGAGAACCCGCGCAGCATCGTGTTCACCCGCACCAAGGGCGGGGCGACGCGGCTTGCCGCGGACCTCGAGGAGGCCGGCGTACCGGCGGTCGATTTGCACGGGGACCTGTCGCAGCGGGTGCGTGAGCGTAATCTCGATCGTTTCAAGAGTGGGCGGGCTCAGGTAGTTGTGGCGACGGACGTCGCCGCCCGTGGCATCCACGTCGACGGCGTGGGCCTGGTCGTACATTTCGATCCGGCCGGCGAGGCGAAGGCGTATTTGCACCGCTCCGGGCGTACTGCCCGGGCCGGCGCTTCCGGCGCGGTGGTCACGATGGCCACGCCAGGACAGGCGCGGGACTTGGGTGATCTCTTCCGGCGTGCCGGGGTCGAGGCCAAGAATGTCGATGCCAGGATGGTCGCCAGCGGTCCGATGACCATCGAGAGCCTCGCCGACGCGCCTGAGATGCCTGCACCGGCTCCGAGCAGTGGAGACAGGGGTTCTCGCCAGGGCGGTAAGCCGCCTCGGTGGGCACCGGGACGAAGCGGGTACGGCAACCGTTCGGGCCGACCTCCCCAGCGTCGACGCAGATAG